From the Candidatus Obscuribacterales bacterium genome, the window CCTGCTCTCTCTCTCTTTGGTGTCCGAGGCGGAAAACCCCAAGTCAAGCAGGGTCTGTTTCCAGAACATCAGCATGTCACGATAGAGTTCGGGGTCATTACGCCATATGCTCTGTGCTCCCATGCCTCGCATCATGCACAAGGTGGCGTTTAAGGCTACCCGCTTCTCATGTGAGCTGTGCTCGGAATTCGCGACCAACTGCTCCCAGATCCGCTCCAAGGAATCATTGAACCTTGCCGCCAGTGGCAACAGCACCTCCATAATGGCGGGATCAGTGCGCGCATTAGTGAGGTATTCAAGAGTCACCATGTACATGTCACCCTTAAAATGTTCATGAAGTGACTTCAGGAAATTATCAAAATTTAATTCGCCAGCTTTGACCCTCATCGCCATGTCTCTAACGCTTCCAACCTCGCGATTGAGGAGGTCTTCTAGTGCGGCTTGCATCAATGATGTCTTAGATGGGTAATGATGCACCAAGGCGCCACGAGATACTCCGGCCTGGCGTGCGACGTCAACTGTTGAAGTGGCACGAATACCCTTTACAAGAATGCACTCGATCGTTGCTTGCGTGATCCGGGCTTGAGTCTGACGTGATTTTTCTTCTTGAATGTGGCGCTTCATCATAACACCCCTCTAAACCGTGGCCGCCTCATTGAGGCGGCCTTGGTCTCGCCGGAGTTAGTAAATACCATAATCCGCAGGCAACTTATTGTAGATTTCCTTCATCGCCAGTTCGGCCAGAGCTTCTTCGTCTTCTCGATCTACCGTGCCGACCAAATCTTCCCATTTATTGTATGTGGCAATAAATCCGTCGATAAGAGCCTCAGGGTCCTCGACTCCAAACTCCTCACCAGCCTTATTGTATACATTCAAAAGGGCCTCTTCCCGGAATTTTTCTACAGAAGCCATTAGATCTTCACCGGGCTCGTAAATATTCCCCCCCTTCGACTGAGCTTCTTCCATTGCAGCATCTGCAGCACCAAGGTATTGGACAATCATGCGAGTCATGGCCTTGGCACTGGCTTCTTTGAACACATCTCGCTGCTCGTCACTGAGACCGTTCCAGAAGCCTGAATTGAAGCCCCACTGAGGGCCTGACCAATACATACCAGTGGGCAGTAGCGTTGTGT encodes:
- a CDS encoding TetR/AcrR family transcriptional regulator translates to MMKRHIQEEKSRQTQARITQATIECILVKGIRATSTVDVARQAGVSRGALVHHYPSKTSLMQAALEDLLNREVGSVRDMAMRVKAGELNFDNFLKSLHEHFKGDMYMVTLEYLTNARTDPAIMEVLLPLAARFNDSLERIWEQLVANSEHSSHEKRVALNATLCMMRGMGAQSIWRNDPELYRDMLMFWKQTLLDLGFSASDTKERESRNDSQNFRDPC